In Caldilineales bacterium, the following proteins share a genomic window:
- a CDS encoding VOC family protein has translation MTRPIKALGEIALRTGRLEAMWEFYAHIVGLEPMARWEDIAFFRIAPGYGGHTIALALFDEKRPGNAARQQWEAADVRQTTLHHLAFTIDLADFEAERARLIGLGQEVRTSEHAWVHWRSLYINDPDGNVVEWVCYDETVG, from the coding sequence ATGACCCGCCCAATCAAAGCCCTGGGTGAAATTGCCCTGCGAACCGGCCGCCTGGAAGCAATGTGGGAGTTCTATGCCCACATCGTCGGCCTGGAGCCAATGGCCCGCTGGGAGGACATCGCCTTCTTCCGCATCGCCCCCGGCTATGGTGGGCACACAATTGCCCTGGCTCTCTTCGACGAGAAACGACCCGGCAACGCCGCCCGCCAACAATGGGAAGCAGCGGATGTGCGCCAAACCACGCTCCACCACCTGGCCTTCACCATCGACCTGGCTGACTTCGAGGCCGAGCGGGCGCGACTGATCGGGTTGGGGCAAGAGGTACGGACGTCCGAACATGCCTGGGTGCATTGGCGCTCCCTCTACATCAACGACCCCGACGGCAATGTGGTGGAGTGGGTCTGTTACGACGAAACTGTGGGTTAG